Genomic segment of Candidatus Angelobacter sp.:
TGACTGATGCAGTTGAGACGTGCGCGCCGCTTGTCATCCGAGGGCACGATGTGCCAAGGCGCAAATTCCGTATCCGTGGCCTCGAGCATGATGTCGCGTGCTCGCGAGTACTCGAACCATTTGCTCCGCGAGCACAGGTCCGTCGGGCTCAGCTTCCACTGGCGTAGCGGATCCGTGATGCGGGCTGCGAAGCGGCGCTTCTGTTCCGTGTCGCTCACCTCCAGCCAGTACTTGACGAGCAGAATA
This window contains:
- a CDS encoding polyphosphate kinase 2 codes for the protein ILLVKYWLEVSDTEQKRRFAARITDPLRQWKLSPTDLCSRSKWFEYSRARDIMLEATDTEFAPWHIVPSDDKRRARLNCISHLLGLIPYTKLRRKKVKLPKRLMKGAYDDQAVLEGRRFVENR